The Bemisia tabaci chromosome 8, PGI_BMITA_v3 genome has a segment encoding these proteins:
- the eIF4H1 gene encoding eukaryotic translation initiation factor 4H isoform X1, translated as MPAFRLRVCQSKSNGRFVSNMAGRSGYGNSGNYDSGRRDGGRKRLPDKPPYTAFVGNLPNGVTEGDIADAVFKDLNVARTRLVFDHDSSKFKGFCYVEFDDLESMEKALDMDGRIHIDDAGPIRIDVAEGKRNNRDGGRGGGGGGGFRDRGPRGGRDGRDGGGFRRQGGGGGFDNFHNSGFNDGGPGGPGGPGGFGRNRSNYGNDFGGDRGRSNYGQFDDRGDDRGGSSNWGRSGNRSNFGDRRDGGGRPPRQEGGYGRQNSFSSSSDLPSAPVDTSNRPRLKLAPRSVNAPINDLADTLQRSSIFGNAKPRDEKLAEAKKPATPDPQP; from the exons ATGCCGGCATTTCGTTTGCGCGTTTGCCAATCAAAATCAAATGGCAGATTCGTATCCAATATGGCTGGTCGAAGTGGTTATGGAAATTCTGG gaactatGACTCGGGACGCCGAGACGGAGGGCGCAAGCGTCTACCTGACAAGCCTCCCTACACAGCTTTCGTCGGAAATCTCCCTAATGGAGTCACTGAAGGTGACATCGCTGACGCCGTTTTCAAAGACCTAAAT GTGGCAAGAACCCGATTGGTATTTGACCATGATAGCTCTAAATTCAAAGGATTCTGTTATGTTGAGTTTGACGACTTGGAGAGCATGGAAAAAGCTCTGGACATGGACGGTCGTATTCATATAGATGATGCAGGACCTATCAGGATTGATGTTGCGGAAGGGAAGCGCAACAACCGAGATGGAGGCCGCGGAGGTGGCGGTGGTGGAGGTTTCAGAGACAGAGGTCCAAGAGGCGGAAGAGATGGCCGAGATG GCGGTGGATTCAGAAGGCAAGGCGGCGGTGGCGGCTTTGATAATTTTCACAATTCCG gtTTTAATGATGGGGGTCCTGGAGGTCCAGGAGGCCCCGGTGGCTTCGGTAGGAACCGATCAAATTATGGTAATGATTTTGGTGGTGATAGAGGTAGAAGTAATTATGGTCAATTCGATGATAGAGGCGACGATAGAGGCGGTAGCAGTAATTGGGGCCGAAGCGGCAACCGTTCCAATTTCGGTGATCGCAGGGATGGTGGCGGACGGCCCCCAAGGCAAGAAGGAGGCTATGGCCGACAGAATTCTTTCTCATCTAGTAGCGACTTACCGTCAGCTCCAG TTGACACTAGTAACAGGCCCAGACTCAAGCTAGCGCCACGCTCAGTCAATGCGCCTATTAATGACCTAGCAGACACCCTTCAGCGTTCTTCCATATTTGGTAACGCCAAACCTCGGGATGAAAAATTAGCCGAAGCCAAGAAACCCGCAACACCGGATCCTCAACCGTAA
- the eIF4H1 gene encoding eukaryotic translation initiation factor 4H isoform X2 yields MPAFRLRVCQSKSNGRFVSNMAGRSGYGNSGNYDSGRRDGGRKRLPDKPPYTAFVGNLPNGVTEGDIADAVFKDLNVARTRLVFDHDSSKFKGFCYVEFDDLESMEKALDMDGRIHIDDAGPIRIDVAEGKRNNRDGGRGGGGGGGFRDRGPRGGRDGRDGFNDGGPGGPGGPGGFGRNRSNYGNDFGGDRGRSNYGQFDDRGDDRGGSSNWGRSGNRSNFGDRRDGGGRPPRQEGGYGRQNSFSSSSDLPSAPVDTSNRPRLKLAPRSVNAPINDLADTLQRSSIFGNAKPRDEKLAEAKKPATPDPQP; encoded by the exons ATGCCGGCATTTCGTTTGCGCGTTTGCCAATCAAAATCAAATGGCAGATTCGTATCCAATATGGCTGGTCGAAGTGGTTATGGAAATTCTGG gaactatGACTCGGGACGCCGAGACGGAGGGCGCAAGCGTCTACCTGACAAGCCTCCCTACACAGCTTTCGTCGGAAATCTCCCTAATGGAGTCACTGAAGGTGACATCGCTGACGCCGTTTTCAAAGACCTAAAT GTGGCAAGAACCCGATTGGTATTTGACCATGATAGCTCTAAATTCAAAGGATTCTGTTATGTTGAGTTTGACGACTTGGAGAGCATGGAAAAAGCTCTGGACATGGACGGTCGTATTCATATAGATGATGCAGGACCTATCAGGATTGATGTTGCGGAAGGGAAGCGCAACAACCGAGATGGAGGCCGCGGAGGTGGCGGTGGTGGAGGTTTCAGAGACAGAGGTCCAAGAGGCGGAAGAGATGGCCGAGATG gtTTTAATGATGGGGGTCCTGGAGGTCCAGGAGGCCCCGGTGGCTTCGGTAGGAACCGATCAAATTATGGTAATGATTTTGGTGGTGATAGAGGTAGAAGTAATTATGGTCAATTCGATGATAGAGGCGACGATAGAGGCGGTAGCAGTAATTGGGGCCGAAGCGGCAACCGTTCCAATTTCGGTGATCGCAGGGATGGTGGCGGACGGCCCCCAAGGCAAGAAGGAGGCTATGGCCGACAGAATTCTTTCTCATCTAGTAGCGACTTACCGTCAGCTCCAG TTGACACTAGTAACAGGCCCAGACTCAAGCTAGCGCCACGCTCAGTCAATGCGCCTATTAATGACCTAGCAGACACCCTTCAGCGTTCTTCCATATTTGGTAACGCCAAACCTCGGGATGAAAAATTAGCCGAAGCCAAGAAACCCGCAACACCGGATCCTCAACCGTAA
- the eIF4H1 gene encoding eukaryotic translation initiation factor 4H isoform X3 has protein sequence MNYDSGRRDGGRKRLPDKPPYTAFVGNLPNGVTEGDIADAVFKDLNVARTRLVFDHDSSKFKGFCYVEFDDLESMEKALDMDGRIHIDDAGPIRIDVAEGKRNNRDGGRGGGGGGGFRDRGPRGGRDGRDGGGFRRQGGGGGFDNFHNSGFNDGGPGGPGGPGGFGRNRSNYGNDFGGDRGRSNYGQFDDRGDDRGGSSNWGRSGNRSNFGDRRDGGGRPPRQEGGYGRQNSFSSSSDLPSAPVDTSNRPRLKLAPRSVNAPINDLADTLQRSSIFGNAKPRDEKLAEAKKPATPDPQP, from the exons AT gaactatGACTCGGGACGCCGAGACGGAGGGCGCAAGCGTCTACCTGACAAGCCTCCCTACACAGCTTTCGTCGGAAATCTCCCTAATGGAGTCACTGAAGGTGACATCGCTGACGCCGTTTTCAAAGACCTAAAT GTGGCAAGAACCCGATTGGTATTTGACCATGATAGCTCTAAATTCAAAGGATTCTGTTATGTTGAGTTTGACGACTTGGAGAGCATGGAAAAAGCTCTGGACATGGACGGTCGTATTCATATAGATGATGCAGGACCTATCAGGATTGATGTTGCGGAAGGGAAGCGCAACAACCGAGATGGAGGCCGCGGAGGTGGCGGTGGTGGAGGTTTCAGAGACAGAGGTCCAAGAGGCGGAAGAGATGGCCGAGATG GCGGTGGATTCAGAAGGCAAGGCGGCGGTGGCGGCTTTGATAATTTTCACAATTCCG gtTTTAATGATGGGGGTCCTGGAGGTCCAGGAGGCCCCGGTGGCTTCGGTAGGAACCGATCAAATTATGGTAATGATTTTGGTGGTGATAGAGGTAGAAGTAATTATGGTCAATTCGATGATAGAGGCGACGATAGAGGCGGTAGCAGTAATTGGGGCCGAAGCGGCAACCGTTCCAATTTCGGTGATCGCAGGGATGGTGGCGGACGGCCCCCAAGGCAAGAAGGAGGCTATGGCCGACAGAATTCTTTCTCATCTAGTAGCGACTTACCGTCAGCTCCAG TTGACACTAGTAACAGGCCCAGACTCAAGCTAGCGCCACGCTCAGTCAATGCGCCTATTAATGACCTAGCAGACACCCTTCAGCGTTCTTCCATATTTGGTAACGCCAAACCTCGGGATGAAAAATTAGCCGAAGCCAAGAAACCCGCAACACCGGATCCTCAACCGTAA
- the TTLL1B gene encoding polyglutamylase complex subunit TTLL1, producing the protein MASNGSETRKQFSLGENSLNVRGTSTSMKSRVSYCTDLEKLVLTVNFDKRGWVRVNPDDDWNIYWASVQTCRNLFSVDSGYRLHDNQCINHFPNHYELTRKDLMVKNIKRYRKDLEREGHPTAIRSKQGRYTHLDIIPITYILPADYNMFVEEFRKNPHSTWIIKPSGKSQGAGIFLINKLSKLKRWSKESKPPFHPQNGKESHVISRYIENPLLIGGKKFDLRMYVLVTIYRPLKAYLYKHGFCRFCAVRYDNNNHQDLENVFVHLTNNAIQKNGEDYNNVHSGKLNMESLKLYLETTYGKSRTDFLFFNIKWLIIHSLKAVSSVIANDRHCFECYGYDIIIDEELKPWLIEVNASPSLTFTTAHDRILKSKLIDDILSIVVPPDGIPDARWSKRPSVDAMGNFHLIVDEEYDDRGSNKKIREKYQGSRWR; encoded by the exons ATGGCCTCTAATGGATCAGAGACAAGGAAACAGTTTTCTCtgggagaaaattcactgaatgtAAG GGGAACTTCAACTTCAATGAAGTCACGAGTTTCTTACTGCACAGACcttgaaaaattagttttaacTGTTAATTTTGATAAGCGAGGATGGGTTCGAGTCAACCCAGATGATGATTGGAACATCTATTG GGCTAGTGTTCAGACTTGCAGAAATTTGTTCAGTGTAGACAGCGGCTACAGACTTCATGATAACCA atgTATCAACCATTTTCCGAACCATTATGAACTAACAAGAAAAGATCTGATGGTGAAGAACATTAAACGTTATAGGAAAGATTTGGAGCGGGAGGGTCATCCAACAGCCATCAGAAGCAAGCAAGGGAGATACACTCATTTGGATATTATTCCCATCACTTACATCCTTCCTgctg ATTATAACATGTTTGTGGAGGAGTTCCGAAAGAATCCACACAGCACATGGATCATCAAACCCAGCGGGAAATCTCAAGGAGCTGGTATATTTTTGATTAATAAACTATCAAAACTAAAGCGCTGGTCTAAGGAGAGCAAACCACCATTTCATCCtcaaaatggaaaagaatcgcacgTCATTTCAAG gtACATTGAGAACCCTTTACTGATAGGCGGCAAAAAGTTTGATCTGCGGATGTATGTTTTAGTGACTATTTACCGACCTTTGAAGGCATACTTGTACAAACATGGATTCTGTCGTTTTTGTGCAGTCCGATATGACAACAATAATCATCAAGATTTGGAGAACGTATTTGTTCACCTGACAAATAATGCGATTCAGAAAAATGGG GAAGATTACAACAATGTGCACAGTGGTAAACTGAACATGGAAAGTTTAAAGTTGTacttagaaacaacatacggaAAATCTAGAACAGACTTCCTCTTCTTCAACATAAAATGGCTAATTATTCATTCTCTGAAGGCTGTTAGCTCTGTCATAGCTAATGACCGCCATTGTTTTGAATGTTACGGTTACGACATTATCATTGATGAGGAGTTGAAGCCTTGGCTGATTGAG GTGAATGCATCACCATCACTGACATTTACAACCGCTCACGATCGGATACTGAAGAGCAAATTAATCGATGACATTCTATCTATTGTCGTTCCACCTGACGGTATACCTGA TGCTCGCTGGAGTAAACGACCGTCAGTGGATGCAATGGGAAACTTTCACTTGATTGTGGACGAAGAATATGATGATCGCGGGAGCAACaagaaaattagagaaaagTATCAGGgaagccgatggcgataa